A region from the Desulfoglaeba alkanexedens ALDC genome encodes:
- a CDS encoding hydroxymyristoyl-ACP dehydratase, translating into MKEEVRTGSLRFDSTDPIYAEHFPDRPVVPGSLVVGAFLEIAGGMGFLGSEVVVENFRFREFVAPGLYDYRVEIRGDTLRCFLSSEDKNLVTGSLKR; encoded by the coding sequence GTGAAGGAAGAGGTTCGGACCGGCAGTCTTCGTTTTGACTCCACAGACCCCATCTATGCCGAGCATTTCCCGGATCGACCCGTGGTACCCGGGAGCCTGGTGGTGGGGGCTTTCCTGGAGATCGCGGGGGGTATGGGTTTCCTGGGCTCGGAAGTCGTCGTCGAGAATTTTCGATTTCGGGAATTTGTCGCCCCCGGTCTTTACGATTACCGGGTGGAGATCCGCGGGGATACCTTGCGTTGTTTTCTGTCCTCCGAGGACAAGAATCTGGTGACGGGATCGCTGAAAAGATGA
- a CDS encoding acylphosphatase, producing MSQKKRVHVWITGRVQGVFFRAYTRDAARSFNVGGWVRNLPDGRVEAVFEGEAPAVEAMVEWCRTGSPLSRVDDVRVVEEPFEGKFSGFEIRYGR from the coding sequence ATGAGCCAGAAGAAGCGTGTCCACGTGTGGATTACGGGAAGAGTCCAGGGGGTGTTCTTCCGCGCCTATACCCGCGATGCAGCCCGATCCTTCAATGTGGGAGGCTGGGTCCGAAACCTCCCCGACGGCCGCGTGGAAGCCGTGTTCGAAGGAGAGGCGCCGGCGGTGGAGGCGATGGTCGAATGGTGCCGCACCGGAAGCCCGCTCAGCCGGGTGGATGATGTGAGGGTCGTGGAAGAACCGTTCGAAGGGAAGTTCAGCGGTTTTGAAATCCGCTACGGGAGGTAA
- a CDS encoding glycosyltransferase family 4 protein — MNIAFYCPNKPLDHPDPSGDLAIAQGIHEALNRLGHDCREWARFRSRWFWEHPAGWIRAAAATARTLARSASWKPDLWLTYHTYYKAPDVIGPAVTRLLRIPYVLFQPIYSTKRRRDPRTRPGFYLNRAALRRACHAFTNNRKDVRGLDRILSPMSLTYLPPGIFPEAFTRDEEAGRRVRSTWGIQPGEPLLFCAARFRPGVKFRSLDFLLRSMNRLGRGHNRFRLVIAGDGPMEAELRKEAEELLPGKVLFAGKIPRRELFKYYSAADLFVFPGIGESLGMVYLEAQSCGCPVVALRNEGVSQVVEHQVTGFLLPQEDETAFSQAVRSLLEDSAARREMGRRAADFVRRERNLHVTYRTLSDRLNELAVTYRP; from the coding sequence GTGAATATCGCCTTTTACTGCCCCAATAAGCCGCTGGACCATCCCGACCCCTCCGGAGACCTGGCCATCGCTCAAGGCATTCATGAAGCCCTGAACCGGCTGGGCCACGATTGCCGGGAATGGGCTCGTTTCCGTTCCCGGTGGTTCTGGGAGCACCCGGCGGGATGGATCCGCGCGGCGGCGGCCACGGCCCGAACCCTGGCACGGTCTGCGTCGTGGAAGCCGGACCTTTGGCTCACCTACCATACCTACTACAAGGCGCCCGACGTCATCGGCCCCGCGGTGACTCGCCTGCTCCGGATCCCCTACGTTCTGTTCCAGCCCATCTACAGCACCAAGCGCCGCCGGGACCCGCGCACCCGCCCGGGCTTTTACCTGAACCGTGCGGCCCTCCGCCGCGCCTGCCACGCCTTCACCAACAACCGGAAAGACGTCCGGGGACTTGACCGCATCCTTTCGCCCATGTCGCTCACCTACCTTCCGCCGGGGATTTTTCCGGAGGCGTTCACCCGGGACGAAGAGGCGGGGCGGCGGGTCCGCAGCACGTGGGGCATCCAACCGGGAGAGCCCCTGCTGTTTTGCGCGGCCCGGTTTCGACCCGGCGTGAAGTTTCGGAGCTTGGATTTCCTGCTGCGATCTATGAACCGCCTGGGACGCGGGCACAACCGTTTCCGGCTTGTCATTGCGGGTGACGGCCCGATGGAAGCCGAGCTTCGCAAGGAGGCCGAGGAACTCCTTCCCGGAAAGGTCCTGTTCGCGGGAAAGATCCCAAGAAGGGAACTCTTCAAATACTACTCGGCAGCGGATCTCTTCGTCTTTCCCGGTATCGGGGAATCGCTCGGCATGGTTTACCTGGAAGCGCAGTCCTGCGGCTGTCCCGTCGTTGCGCTTCGGAACGAAGGGGTCTCACAGGTCGTTGAGCACCAAGTGACGGGGTTCCTGCTGCCCCAAGAAGACGAGACGGCCTTTTCCCAAGCCGTGCGCTCGCTTCTGGAGGACTCGGCGGCGCGGCGGGAAATGGGACGAAGGGCGGCGGACTTTGTCCGCCGTGAGAGGAATCTTCACGTCACGTACCGGACGCTTTCGGACCGGCTCAACGAACTGGCCGTCACGTACCGGCCATGA
- a CDS encoding DUF3883 domain-containing protein, with amino-acid sequence MGAPRQRAREDSKFHPKPTLIEKAQLAGLTDELDPNIRRQSEIAAEDKVIEALVAEGFPQDRIERVGHLKLGFDIRAHRIADEATGEVFVKRIEVKGRLRGQPVRLTTNEWYKAQQLAETYWLYVVWDPRSDSPEIVRIHNPAAKLDHAKRETVAARFYEIPADAIVSAVESGM; translated from the coding sequence GTGGGTGCGCCAAGACAACGAGCGAGAGAAGACTCCAAATTCCATCCAAAGCCGACCCTCATCGAAAAGGCCCAACTCGCGGGTCTTACCGACGAACTCGATCCGAATATCCGCCGGCAGAGCGAGATCGCCGCAGAAGACAAGGTCATTGAAGCGCTGGTCGCGGAGGGCTTTCCCCAAGACCGAATCGAGCGGGTCGGCCATCTGAAGTTGGGGTTCGACATCCGCGCCCACAGAATCGCAGATGAAGCCACCGGCGAGGTCTTCGTCAAGAGAATCGAGGTCAAAGGCCGCCTGCGGGGGCAACCGGTCAGGCTTACCACCAACGAGTGGTACAAGGCCCAGCAACTGGCCGAAACCTACTGGCTCTATGTGGTCTGGGACCCCCGGAGTGATTCTCCTGAAATCGTGCGCATCCATAATCCTGCTGCCAAGCTCGACCACGCCAAACGGGAGACCGTGGCGGCGAGGTTTTATGAAATACCGGCAGATGCGATAGTGTCAGCAGTGGAAAGCGGGATGTGA
- a CDS encoding SDR family NAD(P)-dependent oxidoreductase: MTLEYSGTLALILGGSCELALQLARAMIGDSLRPILTYRNEAGRDRIVRGLEDLPGRYDSRRLDLADRTTLEALLDSWGEAPLDFTVDFAHGDYEQLVAAADDDIVEHYFRENVSSRACFLKRAARIMLRRRKGRMVFVSSGAAENPNRGQGFYAASKLACEALYRSVGLELARRGVTTVILRPGYVRAGRGRAYLEREGNQVSRKIPTGKALEGEEVARTILFLLSNHARNLNATVVTMDGGLSSGK; encoded by the coding sequence ATGACCTTGGAATACTCCGGGACCCTGGCCCTGATCCTGGGCGGTTCCTGTGAGCTGGCCCTGCAGCTGGCAAGGGCCATGATCGGCGACTCGCTTCGGCCGATCCTCACCTATCGAAACGAGGCGGGTCGGGATCGCATCGTCCGCGGACTCGAGGACCTCCCCGGCCGCTATGACTCACGCCGCCTGGACTTGGCCGACAGAACAACCCTCGAGGCGCTTTTGGATTCATGGGGGGAGGCCCCGTTGGACTTCACCGTGGATTTTGCCCACGGCGACTATGAGCAGCTGGTGGCGGCGGCGGACGACGATATCGTAGAACATTATTTCAGAGAGAACGTGTCTTCAAGGGCTTGTTTCCTCAAAAGGGCGGCCAGGATTATGTTGCGCCGCAGGAAGGGAAGAATGGTCTTCGTGTCCTCCGGGGCCGCCGAAAATCCCAACCGGGGACAGGGATTCTACGCGGCGTCCAAGCTGGCGTGCGAAGCCCTGTATCGCAGCGTGGGGCTCGAACTGGCAAGACGCGGCGTCACCACGGTGATCCTCAGGCCGGGGTACGTCCGCGCAGGCAGAGGCAGGGCCTACCTGGAAAGGGAAGGAAATCAAGTTTCGCGGAAAATCCCCACGGGAAAGGCATTGGAAGGAGAAGAAGTTGCACGAACTATTCTCTTTCTCCTTTCAAACCATGCTCGAAACCTGAATGCCACCGTTGTAACCATGGATGGCGGACTCTCGTCCGGAAAGTGA
- a CDS encoding phosphopantetheine-binding protein, protein MRLLLQGHLDLPQRLTLYVVLKDPHPSKKEACMELFESIQGILTEILDLEDTELTPETYLIRDLGAESIDLIEIAVAMSYRFKIQVEDDEAFLKNFRLHLMEAQQKDLKPADYLAEKYPFLSRDRVEEIISDLERGPAVKLKDLICYVAYRLHGAPADERDPLLPLLSAQVGSRTAAGSR, encoded by the coding sequence ATGCGCTTGCTGCTTCAGGGCCATCTGGATCTACCTCAGAGGCTCACCCTGTATGTCGTTCTAAAAGATCCGCACCCAAGTAAAAAGGAAGCGTGCATGGAACTCTTCGAATCGATTCAAGGGATACTCACCGAGATTCTGGACTTGGAAGATACGGAACTGACCCCCGAAACCTACCTCATACGCGACCTGGGTGCAGAATCCATCGACCTTATCGAGATCGCGGTAGCCATGAGCTACCGCTTCAAAATCCAGGTGGAAGACGACGAGGCGTTTCTCAAGAACTTTCGCCTCCACCTGATGGAAGCCCAACAGAAGGACCTTAAGCCGGCGGACTACCTGGCCGAAAAGTATCCCTTCCTGTCCCGGGATCGAGTTGAAGAGATCATCTCGGACCTCGAGCGGGGCCCCGCGGTCAAGCTCAAAGACCTGATCTGCTATGTGGCTTATCGCTTACACGGCGCCCCGGCGGACGAACGCGACCCGCTCCTGCCTCTCCTTTCGGCGCAAGTCGGGAGTCGGACTGCAGCGGGGTCCCGTTAG
- a CDS encoding Crp/Fnr family transcriptional regulator — MGCLCEELAGKDMLLSPECIGSLWLFEHLAGEDIEALVEAAERQLLAARKPIFFQGDPARHMFLIKAGRVKLSKVHEDGTEITLDLRQRGDFFGEQMLAEETSYPVSAVCLEKTLVCGFTKERFEALVLERPNIGLQVIRNLSARIRWLTDRADSFSFSTLEKRLYRVLVTVAREHGTAVANGYEIHFPLTHEDLGFLVGAHRVSITRAMKHLKNAGRIIQTGQALVVTLDEELA; from the coding sequence ATGGGTTGTCTATGCGAGGAATTGGCCGGCAAGGATATGCTTCTCAGTCCGGAGTGTATCGGCAGCCTCTGGCTGTTCGAGCATTTGGCTGGCGAGGATATCGAGGCCCTGGTGGAGGCGGCGGAACGGCAGCTGCTGGCAGCCAGGAAGCCGATCTTTTTTCAGGGCGATCCGGCCCGCCACATGTTCCTGATCAAGGCCGGCCGGGTCAAGCTCAGCAAGGTGCATGAAGATGGCACCGAGATAACCCTTGATTTGCGGCAGCGGGGCGATTTCTTCGGTGAGCAGATGCTTGCCGAGGAAACGTCCTATCCGGTGAGCGCCGTCTGCCTGGAGAAGACCCTGGTCTGTGGGTTTACCAAGGAGCGCTTTGAGGCCCTCGTTCTGGAGCGGCCCAACATCGGCCTGCAGGTTATCAGAAACCTGAGCGCCCGCATCCGGTGGCTGACCGACCGGGCCGACAGTTTTTCGTTTTCAACCCTGGAAAAACGCCTCTACCGCGTCCTGGTTACCGTGGCCCGCGAACATGGCACCGCGGTCGCCAACGGCTACGAGATTCATTTTCCCCTGACCCACGAGGACCTGGGTTTTCTCGTGGGGGCGCATCGGGTCAGCATCACCCGGGCGATGAAACATCTGAAAAATGCCGGCCGGATCATCCAGACCGGCCAGGCGCTGGTAGTCACCCTCGACGAGGAACTTGCTTGA
- a CDS encoding glycosyltransferase family protein: MKAPNLYRILMYSHDTFGLGHIRRTLAIARSLRKSPANILILTGSPLVGRFNIPRRVDFVRIPGMIKVTNEEYLPLSMKLEATEVLEIRKGIILSTAIAFQPDYFIVDKAPLGLKREVVDTLNWLKASRPQCTSILGLRDIMDSSASTIEDWESKGIYEAMESLYDEIWIYGHQDFYDSIKEYRIPDSVAAKVHFTGYIPRQIPSPGEVAGVKKELGIAPEERMVLLTTGGGGDGFPVLNTFLEAFERRKLPADTRVVVVTGPFLSNLHFKEVHRRCRAMGFVTLKFHRYMEALIGSAQVVVSMGGYNTVCEIISQCKPFLIIPRTVPREEQLIRAQVLCSKGYCDYLHPKELTPEAVWKKIMHLLENASELVERAEHFPFTALDVIRRRILDHKRV, translated from the coding sequence TTGAAGGCTCCCAATCTCTACAGGATCTTGATGTACTCCCACGACACCTTCGGTCTGGGACACATCAGAAGAACCCTCGCCATCGCTCGAAGCCTCCGCAAATCCCCCGCCAACATCCTCATTCTCACCGGTTCCCCCTTGGTCGGCCGCTTCAACATCCCGCGCCGGGTGGACTTCGTCCGGATTCCCGGCATGATCAAGGTCACCAACGAGGAGTACCTGCCGCTTTCCATGAAGCTGGAAGCCACCGAAGTGCTGGAGATCCGCAAAGGGATCATCTTGAGCACCGCGATCGCCTTTCAGCCGGACTATTTCATCGTGGACAAGGCCCCCCTGGGCCTCAAACGCGAAGTGGTGGACACGCTCAATTGGCTCAAGGCTTCACGGCCTCAATGCACTTCCATCCTGGGTTTGCGCGACATCATGGACAGCTCCGCGTCCACCATCGAAGACTGGGAGAGCAAGGGCATCTACGAGGCCATGGAATCTCTCTACGACGAGATCTGGATCTACGGCCATCAGGATTTCTACGATTCGATAAAGGAATACAGGATTCCCGACTCTGTGGCGGCCAAGGTCCATTTCACCGGTTATATCCCACGCCAGATTCCTTCCCCGGGTGAAGTGGCGGGGGTCAAGAAAGAACTGGGGATCGCACCGGAAGAGCGCATGGTGCTCCTCACCACGGGAGGCGGCGGCGACGGGTTTCCCGTGCTGAATACCTTCCTCGAGGCCTTCGAACGCCGAAAGCTTCCAGCGGACACCAGGGTTGTGGTGGTCACGGGGCCATTCCTGTCGAACCTCCATTTCAAGGAAGTCCACCGCCGGTGCCGGGCCATGGGATTCGTCACCCTGAAGTTTCATCGCTATATGGAAGCACTCATCGGTTCGGCGCAGGTCGTAGTGAGCATGGGCGGCTATAACACGGTTTGTGAAATCATCAGCCAGTGCAAACCGTTTCTCATCATCCCCAGGACGGTCCCGCGCGAAGAACAGCTGATCCGCGCCCAGGTCCTCTGTTCCAAGGGGTACTGCGACTATCTTCACCCGAAAGAACTGACGCCGGAAGCCGTCTGGAAGAAAATCATGCACCTGCTGGAAAACGCTTCGGAACTGGTGGAACGCGCGGAGCATTTTCCGTTCACCGCCCTGGACGTCATCCGCCGGCGCATACTGGATCACAAGCGGGTATGA
- a CDS encoding glycosyltransferase — translation MSKGTESRKQLGMVLKGYPRISESFISTEFLLLESRGVPIQIFSLRRPREDFTHRYVSRIRAPVTYLPEYVLPHWKTLVASNLDLARRQPSRYLRCFVSALHRAFRRRKGATVRHFLQAGHLAALRLTDSQVGHLHAHFCHTPTSVALFASELTGLPFSFTAHAKDIYTSEPDQLRRKIAKARFVVTCTAYNAAYLKELAGRETPIHTIYHGIDLDFFRYGASPRKAPPFRILSVGRLVPKKGYDDLLAALKILDRLGIDFEFFHIGTGEDENRIHALAENLGLSRRVRFLGTLPHEDVIHHYREAHCFALACKVAPNGDRDGIPNVIAEAMAVGVPVVSTRVSAIPELVEDGRTGTLVEPENPEALAWALAEVLLHRERFEGQLREARKKVELVFDNRNCIGQLHALFREALSPP, via the coding sequence ATGAGCAAAGGCACCGAAAGTCGAAAACAATTGGGCATGGTCCTCAAGGGCTATCCCCGCATTTCGGAAAGCTTTATCAGCACGGAATTCCTTCTGCTGGAATCGCGGGGCGTTCCCATCCAGATCTTTTCACTGCGCCGGCCGCGTGAAGACTTCACTCACCGATATGTTTCCCGAATCCGGGCTCCGGTCACCTACCTTCCGGAATACGTTCTCCCCCACTGGAAAACTCTGGTCGCCTCCAACCTGGACCTGGCCCGGAGACAGCCAAGCCGCTACCTGCGGTGCTTTGTATCCGCCCTGCACCGGGCCTTCCGGCGCCGTAAGGGCGCGACCGTCCGCCACTTCCTCCAGGCGGGTCACTTGGCCGCCCTGCGGCTCACAGACAGTCAGGTGGGCCACCTGCATGCCCATTTCTGCCACACCCCCACCTCGGTCGCCCTCTTCGCGTCCGAACTTACGGGGCTCCCTTTCAGCTTCACGGCTCACGCCAAGGACATCTACACGTCGGAACCCGACCAACTCCGCCGAAAGATCGCTAAGGCCCGGTTCGTGGTCACCTGCACGGCTTACAATGCGGCCTACCTCAAAGAACTCGCCGGCCGAGAAACCCCCATCCACACCATCTACCACGGGATCGACCTGGATTTCTTCCGGTACGGGGCATCCCCGCGCAAGGCGCCGCCCTTTCGGATACTTTCCGTGGGCCGCCTGGTTCCCAAGAAGGGCTACGACGATCTTCTGGCGGCGCTCAAGATCCTGGACAGGCTGGGAATCGATTTCGAGTTTTTTCATATCGGAACGGGGGAAGACGAAAACCGCATTCATGCTCTTGCCGAAAACCTGGGGCTTTCGCGCCGCGTTCGGTTTCTGGGCACCCTTCCCCATGAAGACGTGATCCACCATTATCGTGAGGCGCATTGCTTTGCCCTCGCGTGCAAAGTGGCACCCAACGGAGATCGGGACGGCATTCCGAACGTCATCGCCGAAGCCATGGCGGTGGGCGTCCCGGTGGTTTCGACGCGCGTATCAGCCATTCCCGAACTGGTGGAGGACGGACGCACGGGAACACTGGTGGAGCCGGAAAACCCCGAAGCGCTGGCCTGGGCACTCGCCGAGGTGCTCCTTCACCGGGAACGGTTCGAGGGACAGCTCCGGGAAGCTCGAAAGAAAGTCGAGTTGGTTTTCGATAACCGTAACTGCATCGGTCAGCTCCACGCCCTTTTCCGGGAAGCCTTGTCGCCGCCGTGA
- a CDS encoding DNA methyltransferase: MTWHCPEVNIFEGGSGDALSQLAFMTSAVRREGQFSNPSVVMRGSAAELPYDNGIFDAVITDPPYYHNESYSELSDVCYVWLRPTIGFLYPEHFAGQLTPKKKECVAAAYRQGGKQQARDYYEDTLFQSLREAHRVTKPGGILIVVYAHKTTLGWAILVDALRRAG; encoded by the coding sequence ATGACATGGCATTGCCCTGAAGTCAATATTTTTGAGGGTGGCTCAGGTGATGCTCTCAGCCAGCTCGCGTTCATGACTTCCGCCGTGCGCCGCGAAGGCCAATTTAGTAACCCGTCAGTAGTGATGCGCGGTTCCGCCGCCGAGCTACCATATGACAACGGCATCTTCGATGCGGTAATCACCGACCCGCCCTATTACCACAATGAAAGCTACTCAGAGCTTTCCGATGTCTGTTACGTCTGGCTGCGGCCGACCATCGGTTTTCTCTACCCCGAGCATTTCGCCGGCCAACTGACGCCGAAGAAAAAGGAATGCGTCGCCGCAGCTTATCGCCAGGGCGGAAAGCAGCAGGCGCGGGACTATTACGAGGACACCCTGTTTCAGTCTTTGCGAGAAGCCCATCGCGTCACAAAACCTGGTGGCATCCTGATCGTCGTGTATGCCCATAAGACCACCCTCGGATGGGCGATTCTTGTGGATGCGCTTCGGCGTGCCGGATAA
- a CDS encoding DUF1638 domain-containing protein yields MKTLVACRIFEDELQACLGADHDVHIIWLDAALHADLDRLAAELRAAIDTAKASGGPVQLLFGGGCHPDLTALAGNLGIIASPYKNCIAWLVGDRIGELEKNRTMLMTPAWVRVWPAIMAAMGWNEIDARMQLGRYDRILVLDVGLNSLTDEEIIAFFDLVQVPVEIQLIELTEFCDRLREITGCGAGKVLTE; encoded by the coding sequence ATGAAAACACTGGTTGCCTGCCGCATCTTCGAAGATGAACTGCAGGCCTGTCTCGGAGCGGATCACGACGTTCACATCATCTGGCTGGATGCCGCCCTGCATGCCGATCTCGATCGCTTGGCGGCGGAGCTGCGGGCGGCCATCGACACGGCCAAGGCATCCGGCGGACCGGTGCAGTTGCTGTTCGGCGGCGGCTGTCATCCGGATTTGACGGCCCTGGCCGGTAATCTCGGGATAATCGCGTCTCCCTATAAGAACTGCATTGCCTGGCTGGTGGGCGACCGGATCGGCGAACTGGAAAAGAACCGCACCATGCTCATGACCCCGGCCTGGGTTCGTGTTTGGCCGGCTATCATGGCGGCGATGGGCTGGAATGAAATCGACGCCCGCATGCAGCTGGGCCGCTACGATCGCATCCTGGTGCTGGATGTCGGTCTCAATTCGCTCACCGATGAGGAAATCATCGCCTTCTTCGACCTGGTCCAGGTGCCGGTCGAGATCCAGCTGATCGAATTGACAGAATTCTGCGACCGGCTGCGGGAGATCACCGGCTGCGGCGCCGGGAAAGTGCTTACCGAATGA
- a CDS encoding HD domain-containing protein — MPKHIHEIRDPIHVFVRLDNPEREVLNSRPFQRLRHIHQLALTYLVYPGATHKRFEHSLGVMELASRVFDVVTNPDKVSDEIRSHLVPLGKADSDALRYWRRVLRMAALCHDIGHMPFSHAAEDLLPEGWDHERVTREIIASEEMRQIWENMTPPLRQEDIIKLAVGPKKAKDFQFSDWEAILSEIIVGDAFGVDRMDYLLRDSHHLGVAYGKFDHYRLIDTLQILPTPSADDVDGPGEPTLGVDEGGI, encoded by the coding sequence ATGCCGAAACATATCCACGAGATTAGAGATCCGATTCACGTGTTTGTCAGGTTGGACAACCCAGAACGCGAGGTACTTAACTCAAGACCTTTTCAGCGGTTGCGCCATATTCACCAGTTGGCGCTGACGTATCTCGTTTATCCTGGCGCAACACATAAACGATTTGAGCACTCCCTCGGTGTTATGGAGCTCGCAAGCCGCGTTTTCGATGTTGTTACAAACCCAGACAAGGTCTCAGACGAAATCCGAAGTCATCTCGTACCGTTGGGGAAGGCAGATTCCGACGCATTACGCTACTGGCGCAGGGTTCTGCGCATGGCGGCACTTTGCCACGACATCGGTCACATGCCTTTTTCCCATGCCGCAGAGGATTTGCTCCCTGAAGGCTGGGACCACGAACGAGTTACCAGAGAGATCATCGCCAGCGAAGAGATGAGGCAGATTTGGGAAAACATGACCCCGCCGCTTCGGCAAGAGGACATCATCAAGCTTGCGGTGGGCCCCAAAAAGGCGAAAGATTTCCAATTCTCGGACTGGGAAGCCATTCTTTCGGAGATCATTGTCGGGGACGCCTTTGGAGTGGACCGCATGGATTACCTCCTGCGCGATTCTCACCACCTAGGCGTCGCGTATGGCAAGTTCGACCACTATCGCCTCATAGATACTCTTCAAATTCTTCCTACACCTTCGGCGGACGACGTGGACGGACCTGGGGAACCGACCTTAGGTGTAGATGAAGGGGGTATCTAA
- a CDS encoding flavodoxin family protein gives MLIGFNGSPKPGSNTRKMVELVLEASGHPYKIYDLAKLNIRPCIGCVKCAKDSRCVLPDDMQPLYEEISKADGIVVGATVYFRKANGFTHNFLERLFPLRHVDPQTMGMPAVALAVGGDEAEVVARDVAYHLKSYFNFEIVDQIFYNTMNPPCFICGYGTTCQYGGPARWMSPEEFAQFTEITPEMFKHVEAEAELTARLRTAGQRLGESCRQPA, from the coding sequence ATGCTGATCGGCTTCAATGGCAGTCCAAAGCCGGGGAGCAATACCCGCAAAATGGTTGAGCTGGTCCTCGAAGCGTCCGGCCACCCCTATAAGATTTATGACCTGGCGAAACTGAACATCAGGCCGTGCATCGGCTGCGTTAAGTGCGCCAAAGACAGCCGGTGTGTACTGCCGGATGATATGCAGCCCCTCTATGAGGAAATCAGCAAGGCCGATGGCATTGTGGTCGGCGCGACGGTCTACTTTCGCAAGGCCAACGGCTTCACCCACAACTTTCTGGAGCGGCTGTTTCCCCTGCGCCACGTCGACCCCCAGACCATGGGCATGCCCGCCGTGGCGCTGGCGGTCGGCGGCGACGAGGCGGAGGTTGTTGCCAGGGATGTCGCCTATCATCTGAAAAGCTACTTCAACTTCGAGATTGTCGACCAAATCTTCTACAACACCATGAATCCCCCCTGCTTCATCTGTGGCTACGGCACCACCTGCCAGTACGGCGGACCGGCCCGCTGGATGTCACCCGAAGAGTTTGCGCAGTTTACCGAAATTACCCCGGAGATGTTCAAGCATGTCGAGGCGGAAGCCGAGCTGACGGCGCGGTTGCGGACAGCGGGACAAAGACTGGGGGAGAGCTGCCGCCAGCCGGCCTGA
- a CDS encoding beta-ketoacyl-[acyl-carrier-protein] synthase family protein, protein MSGKRRVVISSSGVISSLGDTPGRILESLKEGRVGFRRSSADPQVAVCPVEGFRPKSFLGPCKDSRYLHRGALFAAAAAMIAVRECGIAGEERSGAGLFVGVGPNLDIGGEFPSVAEGKLDRPDLQALWILRFLPNTAASVISKLAQIHGENLTVTTACAASLQAIGEGFRRIREGHLDLAFAGGGDSRLSPGGILAYKKAHALCVGAFPPDRAMRPFDADRAGFVPGEGGAFFLLEELEHARRRNAPILAEVCGYGSSLDGYSMTAPDREGKGARRAVQKALREARVAPSEIDVVFSHGTSTPLNDEVEARLIEELYPEGSPPIVALKSWIGHLASACGALELGIALHCMRDGYLPGIRNLRAPCNPRVRFLDLEVSLSCRTAIIQNFGFGGQNAALVIRRYEPHARGE, encoded by the coding sequence ATGTCCGGGAAACGACGCGTCGTCATCAGTTCTTCCGGCGTTATTTCCTCCCTTGGAGACACCCCCGGCCGGATTCTCGAGAGCCTCAAGGAAGGCAGGGTCGGTTTTCGGCGATCGAGCGCAGACCCGCAGGTCGCGGTCTGCCCCGTGGAGGGCTTTCGTCCCAAGTCTTTTCTGGGACCCTGCAAAGACAGCCGGTACCTCCACCGGGGAGCTCTTTTTGCCGCGGCTGCGGCCATGATTGCCGTTCGCGAGTGCGGGATCGCCGGCGAGGAACGCTCGGGAGCAGGGCTCTTTGTGGGGGTGGGTCCGAACCTGGATATCGGCGGCGAATTCCCGTCGGTTGCGGAAGGAAAGCTGGACCGGCCCGATCTCCAAGCCCTTTGGATTTTGCGGTTCCTGCCCAATACGGCCGCCTCCGTCATTTCGAAGCTGGCTCAAATCCACGGCGAGAATCTTACCGTCACCACCGCCTGTGCAGCGTCTCTCCAGGCCATCGGCGAAGGATTTCGGCGTATTCGAGAGGGACACCTGGATCTTGCCTTTGCCGGTGGGGGCGACTCTCGATTAAGCCCCGGAGGAATTCTCGCCTACAAGAAGGCCCACGCGCTGTGTGTCGGGGCCTTTCCCCCGGACCGGGCCATGCGCCCCTTCGATGCGGATCGAGCCGGCTTCGTTCCGGGAGAGGGCGGGGCCTTCTTCCTCCTTGAGGAACTGGAACACGCCAGGAGGAGGAATGCGCCGATACTGGCGGAGGTTTGCGGCTACGGGAGTTCCCTGGACGGCTACAGCATGACGGCGCCGGACAGGGAAGGGAAAGGGGCAAGAAGAGCCGTGCAGAAGGCATTACGGGAAGCCCGGGTTGCGCCGTCTGAAATCGACGTGGTCTTTTCCCACGGGACCTCGACGCCCCTCAACGACGAAGTGGAAGCACGGCTCATCGAAGAACTGTACCCCGAGGGTTCGCCTCCCATCGTGGCCTTGAAGTCCTGGATCGGCCACCTTGCATCGGCCTGCGGCGCCCTCGAACTCGGGATCGCCCTCCATTGCATGCGGGATGGCTACCTTCCCGGGATTCGCAACCTCCGGGCCCCCTGCAACCCCCGGGTCCGATTTCTAGACCTCGAAGTAAGCCTGTCCTGTCGAACGGCAATCATCCAGAACTTCGGATTCGGGGGACAGAACGCAGCCCTGGTGATCCGGCGCTACGAGCCCCATGCCCGAGGAGAATAG